CCAAGTTTTATTAATGGGGTAACAGACTCATGGCTTAAAGCCTGATATTGAAGTGCAAAATCAGCTTTCACATTTACCTTTAGTTTATCAAATGCATCACTTTTAATTTTAGTATTTTCAAATTGTTGACTAAAAACGGTAGTTGTAAAAAGCAATACAATAAAAAGCGTATTTATTTTTTTCATAATCATGTATAATTTAGTTGTTTGTCTTAGTTTAATATACTTAGTCAAAGCATCTACTCCTTCATTTTATATAGATGCTAATTAATTGTCTTAAATGTGAATTGGAATTTCAGGTTGACATCATCGCCCGTTTTAACTGCACCGAACATAAAAATTGGCGCACTAATTCCAAAGTCCGACATTTTAAGTGGGACAGTTCCTGAAATATCAAATTGTGATTCACTTAAAATCTTACCGACGAAAGGTATTGTGATTTCTTTTTTCTCACCGGCAAGGGCCAAAACCCCCATAATTTCACCTACAAATTGATCCTCTTTTTGCTCAAATGAAATTATTGATTCGAAAGCGAATTCTACTTTTGGAAACTCATCCGCCTTCAAGGCCTTATGAGCCTTCTTGTCCATCACATTCTTATCACTTAAAATTTTCTCAGCGTCACATTGGAAATGAACATATTTAATCTGTTTATTCTTTAACGCATCGAAATCGATGCTTGCAGTACACACAAAATCATTGGCAATCATCTGCCAGTCGTGCAATGTAGAGTTTCCATCAATAGTTAATTCACTCTTCTTGGGTATGATTTGATACTCCTTTTGTGCATAAGTGTTGTGACACATGAAGAGCAAAATAATCAAAGAAATTAGTTCTGCTTTTTTCATCATTTTAATGAAATTTAATTTTATCCTACTTATCCATCTATATTTATAGGACTAAATTATTTCATTTTATAATACACATAGACAGATAAGGCTTATTTAGAATGATAAAATCACTAATTCATATAAATTCGGTGATAAAAAAAGGATTATTTTTGAAGGATAATGAATTAAAATTGTGACAATTATATTTACATTTCAGTAGCTGTAAACGCTGTTAATAAATTATCGAATAATTTACTTGTATAAATAATAAAAAAAATGCTGCCTTAACAGACAGCATTTTTCAATAAAACTAATAAATGATATTAAACCTCAGGGTAGAATTCTGAACCCTTGTTTTCAGAGTATAACTCCGAGGAATTCAACCAACTTCTTGTCCGCCGAAGCGAACGCGAAGGAGGATTGAAATTTAGCGATCAATCTTAAAAGGTTTATGTGTTGGGAACACATAAGGCTTTTCTTTTATTTGTTTCATAAGTACTTCAACAGCTTTCATAAGCTGGGTATCGTATCCTTTAGCTAAATCCGTAGATTTTTGTTCAATGATAATATCGGGAGTTACTCCTTCATTTTCAACAACCCAATCTCCTTGTTCATTATAAATCCGATAATCGGGTGCAGTCAGACCACTTCCATCCATCAACTCTAAAAACATCGAAACACCAACAAGTCCACCCCATGTTCGGGTACCAATTACAGGGCCCATTTTGTTGAATTGAAACTCGTAAGGCAATTCATCGCCTCCTGAACCGGCATAACGATTCGTTAAACAAGCCATGTGGGCTGTAACAGCCAGTGCAGGAATTTGTTGATCTGCTGAATATCTTCTGGTCCAATATCCATGAGGCTTTTTCAGTAAGCGCTGAAAGAAAATTTCAGGATCAAGCCCTCCCCCATTAAAACGGCCATCGATAATCAAGCCTTCTTTTTTCGTTTGTGAATAAAAATATTTTGGGAAATCAATTGCCGATCCTTCATAAGTATCAGGGAAATAGATGTATCCAATTTTACCTCCGGAGGCCTTATCAACAGCTTTCCGGTTATCTTCCAACCATTCCATATATCGGATACCTGCTTCGCTGCGCTCAGGTACCACCGTGATTGTTCTGGCTCCCTTTTTATCAGGCACATTATTGATCAATAGGTCAATCTGTTTCCCACCTAAGTCAACGAAATAGCTGTAAATATTTTTATCAGTACTCACCTCAATTCCATTAACAGCCAATAAATATTCGCCTTCTTTTACGTTTAATCCGGGCTTGGCAAGTGGTGGGTAAATTTCTCTTGACCAATCCGGTTCAAGGTAAATCTTTTTGAATTGATAATGACCTTTGTCAATCTTCCAATCAACACCTAAAACACCAACATTTACACGACTTGCTTCACGCTCCCTTGGTCCACCATAAACATAGGTATGTGAGGTATTCAATTCACCTATTAATTCTCCAATGATAAATTGAACATCTTGTCGACAAGTTGCCAATTCAATTAATTTACCATATTTCACGCGCATTTGATCCCAATCAATACCATGCATTCCTGCCTCATAATAGAAATCACGTTCCATTCTCCATGCTTCATTAAATACAGCTTTCCACTCTGAGCGCGGGTCAATATTCATTTTTAATTCAGAGAGATTCAAATTATTGCCTTTGCTATTTTTGGCCTTTGAAGAGATGATGCCGATATTCCTTCCTTTACTGTATACAATGCTTGAACCATCAGCGGAGAGTTTATAATTATTGACTCCTTCAATAACGACTTCCTCTTTTGCCGATTCAAAATTATAGGCATAAAGTGTGCGTGGTGGTAAAGCCCGATAATCCATTCGATTGAAATCGCCATCTTCGGCATTTAAATAAAACAAATTTCCGTCATTAACAGTCAAATCACGATAGTTGCCTCTTGCAACAGGCAATGCTTCTATTCTCCCAACTAATCCATCAAAGTCAATTCGGAACGGGGTATTGACTTTTTCAACTTTTTTTACATTCTCTTCATCACTTTTATAAGGTAGAATTGACTTCCCATCAGCTTTCAAACTGAGGGCATAAACTCCTGCAATGTCTTTATAAACCATTTCCCATTCTATATCACAAAATGTAGGGTCGAAACGTCGGTTTGAAATAAATAACAGATATTCACCATCCTTTGTGAACACAGGGTTGAAATCATTGAAAAGCCCATTGCTTACCAAATAATTTTTTTTGTTTTCCAACGAATAAATATAAACCTGATATACAAAACTTGAATTCATATGTGAATAAGCAATGTATTTACTATCGGGTGACCACTGAAAATCATAGATCGGTTTATGATCCAATGAAATATCTACATTTTCGTGTTTTGCCTGAGCTACTTCGGTAATTTTTTTTGTAGCGACATCAATAAAATAACATCTTAAAGTTTGATCGGCAAATGCAATTTTTGTTCCGTCAGGCGACCATCTTAATGTATGTCGGTATCCATTTTTATGAGTTGTTAAACGAGCAGCTTCAGTCTCACCTTTGGCGTCCTGAACATAAATTTCAAACTCACCACTTTCATCGGATATGTAAGCGATTTTTGATCCATCAGGCGACCAGGCAGCATCTTTGTCTCTTGCACCACAATTATTACTGATATTTCTTATGCTTCCATCTTCGGTCGGTACACTAAAAATTTCGCCTCTTGCATTAATAAGTGCTCTTTTTCCGGTTGGTGAAATATCAAATCCTTGAATTATATCACTAACATTTTTAATTAAAGGACGAGTTTCAGGGGCATCAGCAAGAATCTCAATAGGTACCTGGCTTGCTTTGTTAGTTGCTATATCGTATTTCCAAATTTGCCCACCCAATTCATAAACAATGTTCTTATTATCAAATTCAGGTCTTCGAATATCATACTCACTATGTTTGGTAAGTTGCTTGGTTTCACCTGTATTGTTGTCAAATGAATAAAGATTCAACACTCTGTCTTTATCAGATACGTAATAGATTTTATCGCCGATCCACATTGGCATACGATCGGTACCATCGAAATTGGTGATATTTCTTTCTTCGTCTGTTGCAAAATCATAGATATAAACTTCCTGAGCACGGCCACCTTTATAACGTTTCCAGGTTCTGTCTTCACGGCTGGTTTTATTATAAGCGATCTTTGCGCCATCCGAAGAGAAACTTCCTCTTGCGGCATCATACATAATCAACTCTTCAATCCCTGTACCATCGGGTGAAATCAAAAACAACTTGGTGTAACGGCTGGTGCTATTGCGGCCCGAGCTAAAAATAATTTTGTTTTTTGTTGGATGCCAACCGATTACTTCATCTGCCCCGGGATGATAAGTCACCCGACAAATATCCCCACCATTGTTATTCATTACATAAACGTCAGCATTTCCATCAATTTCACCAGTAAATGCAATCATGGATCCATCAGCAGAAAAACGAGGATAACGCTCCTGACCATCATCCAAAGTCAATCGAATAGCAACCCCACCGTTTGCAGGGACGGACCATATATCTTCACCTGAAACAAATACAATTTGATTCCCATGAATATCAGGAAATCGCATTAATTGTGCTGCTCCCATTGCAGTCATGCTTATCATTACAAAGAATAATAAACCCGGAATAAACAATTTAAAAGTTTTCATTTTTTTAAATTTATATTAAACATTATTGAGTTTCAGAAAGGATTAATATTCAAAAGTATTGATATTATTATGTCTTTACAAAAAATATCAATTCAAATTCTTAATTATGGCAACAATTTGTAATAATTCAAAAAATATTTGTAACATTCAACGATCTTGCTCATCCAAGAAATGTACAAAACAGATTGAAAATGCTAAAAAACTTTCTCATCACTGCTTTAGAAACCTCAATAAGCAAAAGGGTTACTTTGTTATACACGAATTAGGCCTGGCCATTGGCCTTACCAGTTTTTTATTCATTTCACTATATGTTTACAATGAACTTACCTATGATCGGATCAATATAAGTCCAATTACTTTTGCATTGGCAACCTTTGTCGCATTACTCATTGGTTGGTTGGCTATTAGTTTTCAGGCCATTAGAGTAGCACTTAAAAACCCAGTAGAAGCTTTGAAGTACGAATAGGCCTATTTCGAGCACAACAAAAGTATCTCGGCTGTATATCCATCTATTTGGAAATTAGTCGGGTACTTTTTATTTCCATTCGTTGAAATAGGATTCATTTTTATGAGATTTGCCCTTTATTTATATTATATTTAACAATCTGAAAATAACTAGCAATTTTTAAAGAATGGAAATAAAGGAATTACTCAGCCAACCTATTATAAGCACTGGTACTGTAAATATTACGATTTATAGCATATTCATAATCTTGATTATCATCATTACAACAGCAATAACGCTACGATTTTTAAGGATGATCTTCAAGCGTTTAATTGCAAAAGAAGTGTTGGATCAAGGTCCAAGTTGGTCCGTATACTTAATCATAAAATATTTTATTTGGGTCATCATTATTATTGTAACCCTTGATACTATTGGCGTTCAAATTTCCATCTTACTCGCCAGTGTTGCTGCCTTATTGGTGGGTGTTGGTATGGGTATTCAACAATTGTTTAATGATCTCGCTTCAGGAATTATTATTTTAATAGAGCGGAATCTCAAAATTGGGGATATCATTCAACTGGACGACGGAACTGTTGGGAGGGTTTTATCTATAAGACTCAGGACTTCCATGATTAAATCGCGTGATGATATCGTGATGATCATCCCTAATTCAAAATTTGTAAATGACAAAATCATTAATTGGAGCCATTTGGACAAAACCACCCGTTTTCATATTAATGTTGGAGTTGCTTATGGCAGTGATGTTTTAAAAGTTAAAAAAGTGCTTTTACAATGCGCTGTGCAAAACAAAGCAGTCACTTCCAAACCAAAACCATTTGTCAGATTTTTGAACTTTGGAGATTCATCCCTGGATTTTCAATTATTTTTTTGGACTGCCCAGGCCTTTGAAGTTGAAAACTTGAAAAGTGATTTACGCTTCGCTATAAACGAAGAATTTATAAATAACGACATCCAAATTCCTTTTCCGCAAAGGGATGTGCATATTAAGCAATAAATGATACTTTGTCGAGGATTTACGATTGATCGTATAATTTAATCCTACTGATCAAAAAATTTAAATAATATTGAATTAAATTCATTTATTAAACGAAAGAAAAAAAATTGTACCACATGAAAAAAACGATAATGAGTATTACACTCATGTTGGCAATCAGCCTAAGTCTCATCAGCCAACAATTACCACTCACAGTAGCCGAAAAATCAGACTATAAAAGCACTTCAACCTATGCCGAAGTCATTGCCTTTATCAAGGATCTTAATGCTTCTCCATCTCAAATGAAAATTGAATACTTTGCCACAACCACTTATGGCAAGGAACTTCCATTACTCATTATTGCTGATCCTATGCCGCAGGGTCCTGCAGATTTAAAAAACGATAATCGGGTAGTTGTTTATATTCAGGCAAACATTCATGCAGGTGAGGTAGAAGGAAAAGAAGGCTCTTTAATGCTTGTTCGCGACTTGCTAAA
The DNA window shown above is from Bacteroidota bacterium and carries:
- a CDS encoding YceI family protein translates to MMKKAELISLIILLFMCHNTYAQKEYQIIPKKSELTIDGNSTLHDWQMIANDFVCTASIDFDALKNKQIKYVHFQCDAEKILSDKNVMDKKAHKALKADEFPKVEFAFESIISFEQKEDQFVGEIMGVLALAGEKKEITIPFVGKILSESQFDISGTVPLKMSDFGISAPIFMFGAVKTGDDVNLKFQFTFKTIN
- a CDS encoding PDZ domain-containing protein, coding for MKTFKLFIPGLLFFVMISMTAMGAAQLMRFPDIHGNQIVFVSGEDIWSVPANGGVAIRLTLDDGQERYPRFSADGSMIAFTGEIDGNADVYVMNNNGGDICRVTYHPGADEVIGWHPTKNKIIFSSGRNSTSRYTKLFLISPDGTGIEELIMYDAARGSFSSDGAKIAYNKTSREDRTWKRYKGGRAQEVYIYDFATDEERNITNFDGTDRMPMWIGDKIYYVSDKDRVLNLYSFDNNTGETKQLTKHSEYDIRRPEFDNKNIVYELGGQIWKYDIATNKASQVPIEILADAPETRPLIKNVSDIIQGFDISPTGKRALINARGEIFSVPTEDGSIRNISNNCGARDKDAAWSPDGSKIAYISDESGEFEIYVQDAKGETEAARLTTHKNGYRHTLRWSPDGTKIAFADQTLRCYFIDVATKKITEVAQAKHENVDISLDHKPIYDFQWSPDSKYIAYSHMNSSFVYQVYIYSLENKKNYLVSNGLFNDFNPVFTKDGEYLLFISNRRFDPTFCDIEWEMVYKDIAGVYALSLKADGKSILPYKSDEENVKKVEKVNTPFRIDFDGLVGRIEALPVARGNYRDLTVNDGNLFYLNAEDGDFNRMDYRALPPRTLYAYNFESAKEEVVIEGVNNYKLSADGSSIVYSKGRNIGIISSKAKNSKGNNLNLSELKMNIDPRSEWKAVFNEAWRMERDFYYEAGMHGIDWDQMRVKYGKLIELATCRQDVQFIIGELIGELNTSHTYVYGGPREREASRVNVGVLGVDWKIDKGHYQFKKIYLEPDWSREIYPPLAKPGLNVKEGEYLLAVNGIEVSTDKNIYSYFVDLGGKQIDLLINNVPDKKGARTITVVPERSEAGIRYMEWLEDNRKAVDKASGGKIGYIYFPDTYEGSAIDFPKYFYSQTKKEGLIIDGRFNGGGLDPEIFFQRLLKKPHGYWTRRYSADQQIPALAVTAHMACLTNRYAGSGGDELPYEFQFNKMGPVIGTRTWGGLVGVSMFLELMDGSGLTAPDYRIYNEQGDWVVENEGVTPDIIIEQKSTDLAKGYDTQLMKAVEVLMKQIKEKPYVFPTHKPFKIDR
- a CDS encoding mechanosensitive ion channel, which gives rise to MEIKELLSQPIISTGTVNITIYSIFIILIIIITTAITLRFLRMIFKRLIAKEVLDQGPSWSVYLIIKYFIWVIIIIVTLDTIGVQISILLASVAALLVGVGMGIQQLFNDLASGIIILIERNLKIGDIIQLDDGTVGRVLSIRLRTSMIKSRDDIVMIIPNSKFVNDKIINWSHLDKTTRFHINVGVAYGSDVLKVKKVLLQCAVQNKAVTSKPKPFVRFLNFGDSSLDFQLFFWTAQAFEVENLKSDLRFAINEEFINNDIQIPFPQRDVHIKQ